The following are from one region of the Sandaracinus amylolyticus genome:
- a CDS encoding NAD(P)-binding protein: MPGQITYDELCKRARATVDSVADDPQARLALRQRYYERWGGEPSPYGLGRSELDFMGWEIERGVLDPIAKGGSPWWRAVNAALLYHAELASLIAENLPELEPGSAPVRFWLAFQRDKTPQSWYRAHNSSIVAGYLESTALAHAEPWSERVFMNIVLYRLLYAQSMVEGAVFGDLGKILANPALPSVEIMVEIPAFYPRHYPLTRRDVRNILQKGHSLGDDLEKTFDDLFVIPELTALYEHASGWIGQPGLKRLINMGLPDYPGGAPADEQPVPLPPPRPGAKRKVAILGGGLASLSAAYELTSYPNWRDHYEVTLYQIGWRVGGKTANGFGPADRIEERGIHIFQGWYNNAFRMVRDAYDEMAKYHLAPGSPLPKWTDAFVPDDATLFTQQDPKTGEWTNWPILFPYNDELPGEGGPPPIYEVIGEALGLLAELVLGSPYAENQSWIQKLLSPIVIHTWFTPPWEKSEPHWWKDVAKSALGISSHEKPELQWVAYARDLAEGFAKKPTVEINGLEVSVLRVIAALLGGFVTLLRHLAPSDRTTDDRLEHIYVLAEYGLANLRGFIEDVYDERTHQLDFGRINDRDYREWLLSHGLPTDLRDCAPVRFIYCGCFHNMYQGEPGRLAADLGLRSLLASVTYRGSLVWKLVAGTGGSLTAPLYKMLAHRGVEFAFFRDVEEVHWSPTDEIESITVGVQVDLAPGVQRYSPLKKVKDVDGWPSHPHYDQLDPEQVRRMREKNVDLESPWADWTPVRTEVLRRGVDFDDVIHGIPVRATESICAEIVKHSDAWKKMVRHVRTTPTLGVQLWLRPTLAELGMKMSEWGMDEGDEPNSVIYADLLYSWTDMGSVLTFEGWRPDEMPGELSYYCGTWDTGPLPPRSDHGFPERERARLVEYTRGWLDQNMGWFFPNAVKNGRFDLSLIVDPSDPSCTEKLAGETRLARQWFTVNAAPSEQYTLAWPGSDKYRLAADQSGFRNLFLCGDWTNFGLNIGHVEGAVTSGLVAAQAFLRLRMNQNDLREIYPDVGIPGAS, from the coding sequence ATGCCGGGGCAGATCACCTACGACGAGCTCTGCAAGCGTGCTCGCGCGACCGTCGACTCCGTGGCCGACGATCCGCAGGCGCGTCTCGCACTGCGACAGCGCTACTACGAGCGATGGGGCGGCGAGCCGTCGCCGTACGGCCTCGGTCGCTCCGAGCTCGACTTCATGGGCTGGGAGATCGAGCGCGGTGTCCTCGATCCGATCGCGAAGGGCGGCTCTCCGTGGTGGCGCGCGGTCAATGCCGCGCTCCTCTATCACGCCGAGCTCGCGTCGCTGATCGCCGAGAATCTGCCCGAGCTCGAGCCGGGATCGGCGCCAGTTCGATTCTGGCTCGCGTTCCAGCGCGACAAGACTCCTCAGAGCTGGTACCGCGCGCACAACAGCAGCATCGTCGCCGGATATCTCGAGTCGACCGCGCTCGCGCACGCCGAGCCGTGGTCCGAGCGCGTGTTCATGAACATCGTGCTCTATCGATTGCTCTACGCGCAGAGCATGGTCGAAGGCGCGGTGTTCGGAGATCTCGGGAAGATCCTCGCCAATCCCGCGCTCCCGAGCGTCGAGATCATGGTCGAGATCCCGGCGTTCTATCCGCGTCATTACCCGCTCACGCGGCGCGACGTCCGCAACATCCTGCAGAAGGGCCACTCGCTCGGCGACGATCTCGAGAAGACGTTCGACGATCTCTTCGTCATCCCCGAGCTGACTGCGCTCTACGAGCACGCATCGGGCTGGATCGGACAGCCCGGGCTCAAGCGCCTGATCAACATGGGACTGCCGGACTATCCCGGCGGCGCGCCCGCCGACGAGCAGCCGGTGCCGCTGCCCCCGCCGCGCCCCGGCGCCAAGCGGAAGGTGGCCATTCTCGGCGGCGGTCTCGCGTCGCTCTCGGCGGCGTACGAGCTCACGAGCTATCCGAATTGGCGCGATCACTACGAGGTCACGCTCTATCAGATCGGTTGGCGCGTCGGCGGCAAGACGGCCAATGGATTCGGCCCCGCCGATCGCATCGAAGAGCGCGGAATCCACATCTTCCAGGGCTGGTACAACAACGCATTCCGCATGGTGCGAGACGCCTACGACGAGATGGCGAAATACCATCTCGCGCCGGGCTCTCCGCTGCCGAAGTGGACCGATGCGTTCGTGCCCGACGACGCGACGCTGTTCACCCAGCAGGATCCGAAGACGGGCGAGTGGACCAACTGGCCCATCCTCTTCCCGTACAACGACGAGCTCCCCGGCGAAGGCGGACCTCCGCCGATCTACGAAGTGATCGGCGAGGCGCTCGGACTGCTCGCCGAGCTCGTGCTCGGCTCGCCGTACGCCGAGAACCAGTCGTGGATCCAGAAGCTGCTCTCTCCGATCGTGATCCACACGTGGTTCACGCCGCCGTGGGAGAAGAGCGAGCCGCACTGGTGGAAGGACGTCGCGAAGTCCGCGCTCGGGATCTCGAGCCACGAGAAGCCGGAGCTGCAGTGGGTCGCGTACGCGCGTGATCTCGCCGAGGGCTTCGCGAAGAAGCCCACCGTGGAGATCAACGGGCTCGAGGTGTCGGTGCTGCGGGTGATCGCCGCGCTGCTCGGCGGGTTCGTCACGCTGCTGCGCCACCTCGCGCCTTCCGATCGCACGACCGACGATCGACTCGAGCACATCTACGTGCTCGCCGAGTACGGGCTCGCGAACCTCCGGGGGTTCATCGAGGACGTCTACGACGAGCGGACTCACCAGCTCGACTTCGGGCGCATCAACGATCGCGACTATCGCGAGTGGCTGCTCTCGCACGGGCTGCCCACGGATCTGCGCGACTGCGCGCCGGTGCGCTTCATCTACTGCGGCTGTTTCCACAACATGTACCAGGGCGAGCCGGGACGGCTCGCAGCGGACCTCGGCCTGCGCAGCCTGCTCGCGTCGGTGACCTATCGCGGCTCGCTGGTGTGGAAGCTCGTCGCGGGCACCGGCGGCTCGCTCACCGCGCCGCTCTACAAGATGCTCGCGCATCGCGGCGTCGAGTTCGCGTTCTTCCGCGACGTCGAGGAAGTGCACTGGTCGCCGACCGACGAGATCGAGTCGATCACCGTCGGAGTCCAGGTCGATCTCGCGCCCGGCGTGCAGCGTTATTCACCGCTCAAGAAGGTGAAGGACGTCGACGGCTGGCCCTCGCACCCGCACTACGACCAGCTCGATCCCGAGCAGGTCCGGCGGATGCGCGAGAAGAACGTCGATCTCGAGTCGCCCTGGGCCGACTGGACCCCGGTGCGCACCGAGGTGCTGCGCCGCGGCGTCGACTTCGACGACGTGATCCACGGCATCCCGGTGCGCGCGACCGAGTCGATCTGTGCGGAGATCGTGAAGCACTCCGACGCGTGGAAGAAGATGGTCCGCCACGTGCGCACGACTCCGACGCTCGGAGTCCAGCTCTGGCTCCGTCCGACGCTCGCCGAGCTCGGCATGAAGATGAGCGAGTGGGGCATGGACGAGGGCGACGAGCCCAATTCGGTCATCTACGCCGATCTGCTCTATTCGTGGACCGACATGGGCAGTGTGCTGACGTTCGAGGGCTGGCGTCCCGACGAGATGCCCGGTGAGCTCAGCTATTACTGCGGCACCTGGGACACCGGTCCTCTCCCCCCGCGGAGCGATCACGGGTTCCCCGAGCGCGAGCGCGCGCGCCTCGTCGAGTACACGCGCGGCTGGCTCGATCAGAACATGGGCTGGTTCTTCCCGAACGCGGTGAAGAACGGGAGATTCGATCTCTCGCTGATCGTCGATCCCAGCGATCCGAGCTGCACCGAGAAGCTCGCCGGCGAGACGCGGCTCGCGCGACAGTGGTTCACCGTCAATGCCGCGCCGAGCGAGCAGTACACGCTCGCGTGGCCGGGCAGCGACAAATATCGCCTCGCCGCCGATCAGTCGGGGTTCCGCAATCTCTTCCTCTGCGGCGACTGGACGAATTTCGGGCTCAACATCGGCCACGTCGAAGGCGCGGTCACGTCGGGGCTCGTCGCCGCACAGGCGTTCCTGCGCCTGCGGATGAACCAGAACGATCTGCGCGAGATCTATCCCGACGTCGGGATTCCCGGAGCTTCGTAG